The proteins below are encoded in one region of Metabacillus dongyingensis:
- a CDS encoding PTS fructose transporter subunit IIABC: MKILAITSCPNGIAHTYMAAENLQKAAEKLGVQMKVETQGSIGVENEFTEKDIREADGIIIAADKSVNKDRFIGKKVLVAGVQDGIRKPEELINKISGDVPVYKASKAAENNHKKEEKQNPFYRHLMNGVSYMIPFIVIGGLLIAIALTLGGEKTPGGLVIPDDSFWKTIEKLGGASFTFMIPILAGFIAVSIADRPGLAPGMIGGYIAANGSFYGSEAGAGFIGGIIAGFLAGYVALGIKKLKVPKAIQPIMPIIIIPIIASLIVGLVFVYILGAPVAQVFESLTSWLASMQGTSSILLALILGAMISFDMGGPVNKVAFLFGSAMIAEGNYEIMGPIAVAICIPPIGMGLATFLGKKKFQPAEREAGKASFTMGLFGITEGAIPFAAQDPLRVIPSIMAGSMIGSVIAMLGHVGDKVAHGGPIVAVLGAVDNVLMFFIAVIAGAFVTALLVNILKRDVQTLDTPDAKEAEETQEVPQKTHQKEIKTANIEIKKLTDITSPELIDVNLAGLTRDDVIDEMIQKLDDAGALSSTSDFKQAILNREQESSTGIGMNIAIPHGKSIAVKKPRVVFGLKKDGVDWKSLDGTDAKLIFMIAVPKDSEGNEHLKILQMLSRKLMDESYREQLLAVKTKEEAFQLLESIE, encoded by the coding sequence ATGAAGATATTAGCGATTACATCCTGTCCAAACGGGATTGCTCATACTTATATGGCTGCAGAAAATCTTCAAAAAGCTGCTGAAAAGTTAGGCGTTCAAATGAAGGTTGAAACCCAGGGCTCAATCGGGGTAGAAAATGAATTTACTGAGAAGGATATTCGTGAGGCGGACGGTATTATTATCGCTGCTGACAAATCAGTTAATAAAGATCGGTTTATTGGCAAAAAGGTGTTAGTTGCTGGTGTTCAAGACGGAATACGCAAGCCAGAAGAATTAATTAATAAAATAAGCGGCGACGTACCTGTGTACAAAGCATCAAAGGCTGCAGAAAATAATCATAAAAAAGAAGAAAAACAAAATCCTTTTTACCGGCATTTAATGAATGGGGTTTCTTATATGATTCCATTCATTGTAATTGGCGGATTATTAATTGCGATTGCATTAACTCTCGGAGGAGAAAAGACTCCTGGAGGCCTTGTGATTCCGGATGATTCATTCTGGAAAACGATCGAAAAGCTCGGTGGAGCATCCTTTACATTCATGATTCCAATTCTGGCAGGATTCATTGCCGTTAGTATTGCAGATAGACCTGGTTTAGCTCCTGGTATGATTGGCGGATATATTGCAGCAAATGGCAGTTTTTACGGAAGTGAAGCTGGTGCAGGCTTTATCGGCGGTATTATCGCTGGTTTCTTAGCGGGGTATGTAGCTTTAGGTATTAAAAAACTAAAAGTACCAAAAGCCATTCAGCCGATTATGCCAATTATCATCATCCCGATCATTGCGTCACTTATTGTCGGTCTCGTATTTGTTTATATTCTTGGAGCACCTGTTGCCCAAGTTTTCGAATCATTAACATCATGGTTAGCAAGCATGCAAGGTACAAGTTCAATCCTGCTGGCATTAATTTTAGGTGCAATGATATCCTTTGATATGGGAGGTCCTGTAAATAAGGTTGCGTTTCTTTTCGGATCTGCAATGATTGCAGAAGGAAACTATGAAATCATGGGCCCAATCGCAGTTGCAATCTGTATACCGCCTATTGGAATGGGACTTGCAACGTTCTTAGGAAAGAAAAAATTCCAGCCTGCAGAAAGAGAAGCAGGTAAAGCGTCATTTACAATGGGATTATTCGGAATCACAGAAGGAGCAATTCCGTTTGCAGCTCAAGATCCGCTTCGTGTCATTCCAAGTATTATGGCCGGTTCTATGATTGGTTCAGTTATCGCAATGCTTGGACATGTTGGAGATAAAGTTGCACATGGAGGACCGATCGTTGCCGTACTCGGAGCTGTTGATAATGTTCTGATGTTTTTTATCGCCGTAATTGCAGGTGCGTTTGTAACAGCTCTATTGGTCAATATCTTGAAAAGAGATGTTCAGACATTAGATACCCCTGATGCAAAAGAAGCTGAAGAAACCCAAGAAGTACCGCAAAAAACACATCAAAAAGAGATCAAGACAGCAAATATAGAAATTAAAAAATTAACAGATATCACCAGTCCGGAGCTAATTGACGTAAATCTAGCCGGATTAACACGTGATGATGTTATTGATGAAATGATACAAAAGTTAGATGATGCAGGAGCATTAAGTTCAACTTCAGACTTCAAACAGGCGATATTAAACCGAGAACAAGAAAGCTCAACAGGAATTGGCATGAACATTGCTATCCCTCACGGAAAATCAATTGCCGTAAAGAAACCTCGCGTTGTTTTTGGTCTCAAAAAAGACGGGGTAGACTGGAAAAGCCTTGATGGTACAGATGCAAAGCTGATTTTCATGATTGCTGTTCCTAAGGATAGTGAAGGGAATGAACATTTAAAAATCCTTCAAATGCTTTCTCGTAAACTGATGGATGAAAGCTATAGAGAACAATTATTAGCTGTTAAAACAAAAGAAGAAGCCTTTCAGCTTTTAGAATCGATTGAATAG
- a CDS encoding BglG family transcription antiterminator codes for MNARQQEILHILLTQSDQHLLVQDIAEKVDCSEKTIRNDFKAIEEYIKQHSNASLIRKPGLGVYLEIEERDKTALFKQLHLANNPVYESNERVLQIAYQLLMSVKPVTVQDFALQYFVNKAIIKKDLDKIDEWLKDMDLTLISKQRVGLTIIGAEKNKRTAFSRFYQLTNNMTSSNQFIKEQFSSYEAEAVKIELKELQNRHSLYFTDETVESLIIHTLLMIKRIKLKQPVSISEKEKSLLRDKKEYEWTSEFLKRLEPVFSLHFPEEEITYLALHILGGKIRYQQRNETDKLAGFTENNPMLLMLVHLLVNRMTELNMIEFTKDQTLLSGLKVHLYTTLNRLNYGLSVTNPMLDDIKKMYPYMFDMVINVLEEINQSFALSIPEEEAAYVTLHFQASIERLKSTREKKKNAVIVCHMGIGTSQLLKTKIERKFYSIHIMGCIAKADLKEFVSKYDVDLVISTVSLPELKIPHLVVSPLLTAAEEEKLMSFINQFEESVHHKIEESVLLKYTNPFLVFLQQDAEHRYEIIEMLADSLYEKGYVEKEYAHNAINREKMSSTTIGAGIAIPHGSPKLIKQSAIAIATLKKPIKWGSEKVTLVFMLAVKNDEHEETKQLFSELSYLTEQPAFIQTLIKEEDKMNFLSNFHVRR; via the coding sequence ATGAATGCAAGACAGCAAGAAATCCTACATATTTTATTAACTCAATCAGATCAGCATTTGTTAGTGCAGGATATTGCAGAAAAAGTGGATTGTTCTGAAAAAACAATACGCAATGATTTTAAGGCAATTGAAGAATACATAAAACAGCATTCAAATGCTTCTTTAATTCGAAAACCAGGGTTAGGCGTATACTTAGAAATTGAAGAGCGTGACAAGACAGCCCTGTTTAAACAGCTCCACCTGGCAAACAATCCAGTCTATGAATCTAATGAAAGGGTTCTACAAATAGCTTATCAGCTTCTAATGTCCGTAAAGCCAGTAACAGTTCAGGATTTTGCTTTGCAGTATTTTGTGAATAAAGCAATTATCAAAAAAGACTTGGACAAAATCGATGAATGGCTAAAGGATATGGACTTAACATTAATTTCTAAGCAAAGAGTCGGCCTGACGATTATAGGAGCTGAAAAAAATAAACGAACCGCTTTTTCCCGATTCTATCAGCTGACCAACAATATGACATCCAGTAATCAATTTATAAAAGAACAATTTTCATCTTATGAAGCAGAAGCAGTAAAAATAGAATTGAAAGAGCTGCAAAATCGTCATTCCTTATATTTTACAGATGAAACTGTTGAAAGTTTAATCATACATACACTCCTGATGATTAAGCGAATAAAACTTAAACAGCCTGTTTCCATCTCAGAAAAAGAAAAATCTCTTCTCAGAGATAAGAAAGAATATGAATGGACTTCTGAATTTTTAAAAAGGCTGGAACCAGTTTTTTCATTGCATTTTCCAGAAGAGGAAATCACATATTTGGCTTTACATATATTAGGCGGGAAAATTCGTTATCAACAAAGAAACGAGACAGACAAACTAGCTGGTTTTACTGAAAATAACCCTATGCTATTAATGCTGGTGCATCTTTTAGTAAATCGTATGACCGAGTTAAATATGATTGAATTTACAAAGGATCAAACCTTGTTAAGCGGACTTAAGGTTCATTTGTATACAACATTAAATCGTCTTAATTACGGTCTTTCCGTTACAAATCCAATGTTGGATGATATAAAAAAAATGTATCCATATATGTTTGATATGGTCATCAACGTCTTAGAAGAAATTAATCAATCTTTCGCTCTGTCAATTCCAGAGGAAGAAGCAGCCTATGTTACTTTGCATTTTCAAGCATCGATTGAACGGCTTAAAAGCACCAGAGAAAAAAAGAAAAATGCCGTTATTGTCTGTCATATGGGAATTGGTACGTCCCAGTTATTAAAAACAAAAATTGAGAGAAAATTTTATTCCATCCATATCATGGGGTGCATAGCCAAGGCAGACTTAAAAGAATTTGTATCAAAATATGATGTCGACCTTGTGATATCTACTGTCTCTTTGCCAGAATTAAAGATTCCACATCTTGTAGTTTCCCCTTTGTTAACGGCAGCAGAAGAAGAGAAATTAATGAGTTTTATCAATCAGTTTGAAGAATCTGTTCATCATAAAATAGAAGAATCTGTGCTGTTGAAATATACGAATCCCTTTTTAGTTTTTTTACAGCAAGATGCAGAACATCGTTATGAAATAATCGAAATGCTTGCTGACTCCTTGTATGAAAAAGGATATGTGGAAAAAGAATATGCACATAACGCCATTAATAGGGAAAAAATGTCATCAACAACCATTGGTGCAGGCATTGCCATTCCACACGGCAGCCCCAAACTGATCAAGCAGTCAGCGATTGCAATTGCTACTTTAAAAAAACCGATTAAATGGGGATCAGAAAAAGTAACACTCGTATTTATGCTCGCTGTCAAAAATGATGAGCATGAAGAGACAAAGCAGCTATTTAGTGAATTGTCCTATCTGACAGAACAGCCTGCTTTTATTCAAACTCTCATTAAAGAAGAAGATAAAATGAACTTTTTATCTAATTTTCATGTTAGAAGATAG
- a CDS encoding small acid-soluble spore protein H: MNKQRAQEIAASPVMANVTYNETPIYIQNVDENNETARIYPIDEPQNEQVVPLSNLIEH; this comes from the coding sequence ATGAACAAACAACGTGCACAAGAGATTGCTGCATCACCAGTTATGGCTAATGTAACCTATAATGAAACTCCAATCTATATTCAGAATGTGGATGAAAACAATGAAACAGCTAGAATTTATCCTATTGATGAACCACAGAATGAACAAGTGGTTCCTTTGTCTAACTTAATAGAACATTAA
- a CDS encoding ABC transporter ATP-binding protein, whose product MIRFENVSKVYKDGTKAVNALDLTIEKGEFFVFIGPSGCGKTTTMKMINRLIDATAGSVFIDGKNVHDYDIHELRWNIGYVLQQIALFPHMTIEENIAIVPELRKWDAEKIRKRTDVLLEMVGLDPDTYRTRKPSELSGGQQQRIGVIRALAADPDIILMDEPFSALDPISREKLQQDMIDLQKRIHKTIVFVTHDMQEALALGDRICVMKDGEVIQVDTPEAIVRDPANEFVKEFIGHRAVTNVLEGSIEGFVRPLQETDPLKVPLSYSADIKVALARLGEEDMIPVERNGQIIGTITRESAVQFLSGRTEERG is encoded by the coding sequence ATGATCCGCTTTGAGAACGTATCTAAGGTATATAAGGATGGTACAAAAGCCGTTAATGCCTTGGATTTAACTATAGAAAAAGGGGAGTTTTTTGTTTTTATCGGGCCATCAGGCTGCGGAAAAACAACAACAATGAAAATGATTAACCGTCTGATAGATGCAACGGCTGGATCTGTCTTCATAGACGGAAAAAATGTTCATGACTATGACATTCATGAGCTCCGCTGGAATATCGGGTATGTGCTGCAGCAGATTGCTCTGTTTCCGCATATGACGATTGAAGAAAATATCGCGATCGTTCCTGAGCTTAGAAAATGGGACGCTGAGAAAATCCGCAAGCGGACAGATGTGCTGCTTGAAATGGTAGGTCTTGATCCTGATACATATCGAACACGGAAGCCGAGCGAATTATCCGGCGGTCAGCAGCAGAGAATCGGAGTCATCAGGGCGCTTGCTGCTGATCCGGATATCATTCTCATGGACGAGCCATTCAGCGCGCTGGATCCGATCAGCCGAGAAAAACTGCAGCAGGATATGATTGATCTGCAGAAGCGGATTCATAAAACGATTGTATTTGTCACACATGATATGCAGGAGGCCCTGGCTTTAGGAGACCGCATTTGTGTGATGAAGGATGGAGAGGTCATTCAAGTTGATACACCTGAAGCTATTGTTAGGGATCCTGCAAATGAGTTCGTAAAGGAGTTTATCGGCCATCGTGCCGTGACAAATGTTCTAGAGGGTTCGATTGAAGGGTTTGTTCGTCCTCTTCAGGAAACAGATCCCCTGAAAGTTCCGTTGTCTTATTCTGCAGATATCAAGGTGGCCCTGGCTCGATTAGGAGAAGAAGATATGATTCCTGTAGAACGGAATGGACAGATTATCGGAACCATTACAAGAGAGTCGGCCGTACAGTTTTTATCGGGGCGAACGGAAGAAAGAGGTTAA
- a CDS encoding DUF3231 family protein, producing the protein MGDINHNTRLTSAEISNLWSQFVNDSMALCVISYYLKNVKDNDIRSVLEFALDLSHSHIESIKEFFMQDNYPIPKGFTIEDDVNLKAPPLFSDPFLLVYLHIMTIHGLLGYAGAVGTSIREDQRKYFIKCNMEAMELYNMIMDAMLNKGIVSRPPAINAPDKIQFVEKQSYLTGWLGRKRPLNAIEVSGIYFNMLKNVVKIVLEIGFSQVAESKEVREYIQRGKGLCDKQFTILSSFLSEDNLHSPKKWDDEVTSSTVSPFSDKLLIFHIVSLISTASAYYGAAYSLSQRRDLAAEYLLLIADVTKYAEDGVNIMIDNGWMEQPPIFDDRNDLANKK; encoded by the coding sequence ATGGGAGATATTAATCATAACACTCGTCTAACCTCAGCTGAAATATCAAACCTTTGGAGTCAGTTTGTGAATGATAGTATGGCGCTTTGTGTAATTAGTTATTATTTGAAAAATGTAAAAGATAATGACATTCGTTCTGTTCTTGAATTTGCATTAGACTTATCACATTCGCATATTGAAAGCATTAAAGAATTTTTTATGCAAGATAATTATCCTATCCCAAAAGGATTTACAATTGAAGACGATGTTAACCTCAAGGCACCTCCTTTATTTTCTGATCCATTTTTGCTTGTCTATTTGCATATCATGACGATACATGGATTATTAGGCTACGCTGGAGCAGTAGGTACTTCTATTCGCGAAGATCAAAGAAAATACTTTATTAAATGCAATATGGAAGCGATGGAATTATATAACATGATAATGGATGCTATGCTAAATAAGGGGATAGTAAGCAGACCACCAGCTATTAACGCACCGGATAAAATTCAATTTGTGGAAAAACAAAGCTATTTAACGGGTTGGTTGGGAAGGAAAAGACCACTAAACGCTATAGAGGTAAGCGGTATTTATTTTAATATGCTAAAGAATGTCGTAAAAATAGTATTGGAAATCGGATTTAGTCAAGTTGCAGAATCTAAAGAAGTCCGTGAATACATCCAAAGAGGTAAAGGACTTTGTGATAAGCAATTTACTATTCTAAGTTCTTTTTTATCGGAAGATAATCTTCACTCCCCCAAAAAATGGGATGATGAAGTTACAAGCTCAACAGTTTCGCCATTTTCAGATAAACTGTTGATTTTTCATATTGTATCATTGATTTCAACTGCTTCTGCATATTATGGCGCAGCTTATTCCCTTAGCCAAAGACGTGATTTGGCAGCAGAGTATCTACTCTTGATAGCGGATGTTACAAAGTACGCTGAAGATGGTGTAAACATCATGATAGATAACGGCTGGATGGAGCAGCCGCCTATATTTGATGACCGGAATGACTTGGCCAATAAAAAGTAA
- the opuFB gene encoding osmoprotectant update ABC transporter permease/substrate-binding subunit OpuFB (The ABC transporter OpuF is widely distributed in Bacillus species other than B. subtilis. OpuFA is the ATP-binding subunit, while OpuFB is a fusion of permease and substrate-binding subunits.) has translation MNAFIDVFKERQGELLSALFEHIQISFIALLLAVIISIPLGIYLTRKARAAEGVIGISAVLQTIPSLALLGLLIPLVGIGVIPAIVALVIYALLPILRNTYTGIKEVDPSLIEAARAMGMNNSKRLFKVELPLALPVIMAGIRTAMVLIVGTTTLAALIGAGGLGKLILLGIDRNDNMLILLGAIPAALLAILFDVLLRLVEKTSARKSMKAVGIAGLAAVLIVAVPLVFGTGKKDIVIAGKLGSEPEILINMYKLLIEQETDLEVEVKPGLGKTSFVFNALKSGDIDIYPEFTGTAITTFLKEEAVSTNRNEVYEQAKKGMMEKFDMAYLKPMKFNNTYTLAVPKEAAEQFGLEKMSDLKQVAGNMNAGFTLEFSDREDGYKGIQKLYETTFSNIKTMEPKLRYEAIQSGEINLIDAYSTDSELQQYNLTVLEDDKNLFPPYQGAPLLKKETLEEHPEIEDALNNLAGKITDDEMREMNYQVNVEGKQASEAAKEYLQKNGLLKE, from the coding sequence ATGAATGCATTCATTGATGTTTTTAAAGAAAGGCAAGGCGAGCTATTATCTGCTTTGTTTGAACATATCCAAATTTCGTTTATAGCTCTTTTGCTTGCTGTTATCATATCTATTCCCCTCGGTATTTATTTAACAAGAAAAGCCAGAGCTGCAGAAGGTGTCATAGGAATCTCAGCAGTGCTACAAACCATACCTTCCCTTGCCTTGCTTGGATTGCTGATTCCGCTTGTCGGGATTGGAGTCATACCGGCAATCGTTGCATTGGTTATTTATGCACTGCTCCCAATCCTGAGAAATACATACACGGGAATTAAAGAGGTTGATCCTTCCTTAATTGAAGCGGCAAGAGCGATGGGAATGAACAATTCCAAGCGTTTGTTTAAAGTGGAGCTCCCTCTTGCCCTCCCGGTAATTATGGCCGGAATCCGGACAGCGATGGTGCTGATCGTAGGAACGACAACACTAGCAGCTCTAATTGGCGCAGGGGGATTAGGGAAACTGATTCTGCTTGGCATCGACCGCAACGATAACATGCTGATATTACTTGGAGCAATTCCAGCAGCTCTTCTTGCAATCTTGTTTGATGTTCTCCTCCGTTTAGTTGAAAAAACATCAGCGAGAAAATCAATGAAAGCAGTTGGTATTGCAGGATTAGCCGCAGTCTTAATTGTTGCTGTTCCGCTTGTTTTTGGAACTGGGAAAAAAGATATCGTCATCGCCGGCAAACTTGGATCTGAGCCTGAAATTTTAATCAATATGTATAAGCTGCTGATTGAGCAAGAGACAGATTTAGAAGTGGAAGTTAAACCTGGTCTCGGAAAAACCTCATTTGTTTTTAATGCGCTAAAATCAGGAGATATTGATATTTACCCGGAATTCACTGGTACCGCCATAACTACATTTTTAAAAGAGGAAGCTGTAAGCACCAATCGAAACGAAGTATATGAGCAGGCCAAAAAAGGGATGATGGAAAAATTTGATATGGCCTACCTAAAGCCGATGAAATTTAATAACACGTACACTTTAGCCGTACCAAAAGAAGCAGCCGAACAATTTGGCCTTGAAAAAATGTCAGATTTAAAACAAGTGGCAGGCAATATGAATGCTGGATTTACACTTGAGTTTTCTGATCGTGAGGACGGATATAAAGGTATTCAAAAGCTTTATGAAACAACCTTTTCAAACATAAAAACGATGGAGCCAAAGCTGCGTTACGAAGCCATTCAGTCCGGTGAAATCAATTTAATTGATGCATATTCAACAGACAGTGAGCTGCAGCAATATAACTTAACGGTTCTAGAAGATGATAAAAACTTATTCCCGCCTTATCAGGGTGCGCCGTTATTGAAAAAAGAAACGCTAGAAGAGCATCCGGAGATTGAGGACGCGCTAAATAATCTCGCAGGAAAAATTACGGACGATGAAATGCGGGAGATGAATTATCAGGTAAATGTTGAAGGGAAGCAAGCTTCAGAAGCGGCGAAAGAGTACCTTCAAAAAAATGGCCTGCTGAAAGAATAG
- a CDS encoding alpha/beta hydrolase: MKIITDSVIGFKDANIPFTLLSKNSNTKSLAIMLPGLGYTAQGPLFHYSTGVFLNKNADVLHINYQYNAAFYESFTNEEIDEALKRDVRNVIDTVLSAHTYSVFYLIGKSLGTIALASELGRTAFFDAKVIWLTPLLNREDVFGSIVKSKKRGLCMIGDKDPYYKEDRFQQLKDNPILNSVLIPEANHSLELDGDPVGSVDILKAVIAKIEAF, translated from the coding sequence ATGAAGATCATAACAGATTCTGTAATCGGATTTAAGGATGCTAACATTCCATTTACGCTTCTCAGCAAAAATTCCAACACAAAAAGCCTGGCCATTATGCTTCCAGGCTTAGGCTATACAGCGCAGGGACCTCTTTTTCATTACTCAACTGGGGTATTCTTAAATAAGAATGCTGACGTGCTTCATATCAATTATCAATACAATGCTGCATTCTATGAATCTTTTACAAATGAAGAAATCGATGAGGCTTTAAAAAGAGATGTAAGAAACGTAATCGATACTGTCTTAAGCGCACATACTTACAGTGTTTTTTATCTAATAGGAAAATCGCTCGGAACCATCGCATTAGCTTCTGAGCTCGGCAGAACAGCTTTTTTCGATGCGAAAGTAATTTGGTTAACACCGCTATTAAATAGAGAAGATGTTTTTGGATCGATTGTAAAGAGCAAAAAAAGAGGATTGTGCATGATTGGCGATAAAGATCCTTATTATAAGGAAGATAGATTTCAGCAGCTGAAGGATAACCCGATTCTTAACTCTGTCCTTATTCCTGAAGCGAATCATAGTTTAGAATTGGATGGTGATCCTGTGGGTTCCGTGGATATATTAAAAGCAGTGATTGCGAAGATTGAGGCATTTTAA
- a CDS encoding LysE family translocator, which translates to MEVIVVLSFLGTAIFLTLMPGPDILFVIAQSISQNKKAGITTALGLCSGLVIHISAATLGISAVIYQSALAFAIVKYAGAAYLLFLAWQSFRERESDFAIGKQNSLNYKSLYKKGILMNILNPKVSLFFLALLPQFVDKTMGHASIQMLILGIIFMVQALIIFIAVSVFSDKIRNLLLRKTFIAKRMNVIKGSLLGFIGLQIAFSEK; encoded by the coding sequence ATGGAAGTAATAGTAGTATTATCCTTTTTAGGTACGGCAATCTTTCTTACTTTGATGCCTGGTCCAGATATCCTGTTTGTCATTGCCCAAAGTATCTCACAAAATAAAAAAGCTGGTATAACAACAGCATTGGGGCTTTGCTCAGGACTTGTCATACACATATCTGCAGCGACACTTGGCATTTCAGCAGTAATTTATCAATCAGCGCTGGCTTTTGCAATTGTTAAATACGCCGGGGCAGCTTATTTATTGTTTTTAGCTTGGCAGTCTTTTAGAGAAAGAGAATCTGATTTTGCAATTGGCAAACAGAATTCTTTAAACTATAAATCATTGTACAAAAAAGGGATTTTGATGAACATTCTAAATCCTAAAGTATCCTTATTCTTTTTAGCATTATTACCTCAATTCGTTGATAAAACGATGGGGCATGCATCAATCCAAATGCTTATTTTAGGAATTATTTTTATGGTACAGGCTTTAATCATTTTTATAGCAGTTAGTGTATTTTCGGATAAAATACGTAATCTGCTATTAAGAAAAACGTTTATAGCAAAGAGAATGAACGTCATAAAAGGTTCACTGCTGGGCTTTATTGGATTGCAAATCGCGTTTAGTGAAAAATAA
- the manA gene encoding mannose-6-phosphate isomerase, class I translates to MEPLFFEPIFKERIWGGKNLTSFGYDIPFNQTGECWAFAAHSNGQSVVKNGAYKGLSLGELWEKHRELFGNTAGDRFPLLTKILDANQDLSVQVHPNDEYARIHENGELGKTECWYIIDCKENAEIIYGHHAKTQEELIRMINDEEWDKLLRSVKVKPGDFFYVPSGTIHAIGEGIIILETQQNSDTTYRVYDYNRKDSEGNHRELHIQKSIEVTEVPFTANKLNTQPEKIAGLTIDSLIECPYFTVQKWELDGTASLKQQKPFLLASVIHGEGELIHNGNHSFFKKGDHFLLPGEFGEFGLAGKSELIISSI, encoded by the coding sequence ATTGAGCCATTGTTTTTTGAACCTATTTTTAAAGAAAGAATTTGGGGCGGAAAGAACCTGACTTCCTTCGGATATGATATTCCATTTAATCAAACAGGAGAGTGCTGGGCATTTGCAGCACATTCAAATGGACAAAGTGTTGTAAAAAATGGTGCATATAAAGGGTTATCCTTGGGTGAACTATGGGAAAAACACCGTGAGTTATTTGGAAATACAGCAGGAGACCGTTTTCCTCTTCTTACTAAAATATTAGACGCAAATCAAGACTTATCGGTTCAGGTTCACCCTAATGATGAGTATGCCAGGATTCATGAGAATGGAGAGTTAGGGAAAACCGAATGCTGGTATATTATTGATTGTAAAGAAAATGCCGAAATTATTTATGGACATCATGCAAAAACACAAGAAGAATTAATCCGAATGATTAATGATGAGGAATGGGATAAACTGCTTCGTTCAGTAAAAGTCAAACCAGGTGATTTCTTCTATGTGCCCAGTGGAACCATACATGCGATTGGTGAAGGTATTATCATTTTAGAGACGCAGCAAAACTCTGACACTACTTACCGTGTATATGATTATAATCGGAAGGATTCAGAAGGGAATCACCGTGAGCTTCATATTCAAAAAAGCATCGAAGTAACTGAAGTTCCTTTCACAGCAAATAAATTAAATACTCAACCTGAAAAAATAGCGGGCTTAACGATCGATTCACTCATTGAATGTCCTTACTTCACAGTACAAAAATGGGAATTAGACGGTACAGCCAGCTTAAAACAGCAAAAACCTTTTCTTCTTGCCAGTGTCATTCATGGAGAAGGAGAACTAATCCATAATGGAAATCATTCCTTCTTTAAAAAAGGAGACCACTTTTTATTACCTGGTGAATTCGGTGAATTCGGGCTTGCAGGTAAATCAGAACTTATTATTTCAAGTATATAA